A genomic region of Catalinimonas niigatensis contains the following coding sequences:
- a CDS encoding glycosyltransferase: protein MEARKPILSIVICTYNREEFIDKTLHHLSKQSLPYADFEAIIVNNNSTDNTENICQEFIQKHPEMQIKYYLEKQQGHSYARNRGIKESSGEYIAYIDDDAFVYPDFGSNIIRFFGEHPDVIAIGGKIIPVYQNGKPRWMSHYLLPLVSALDMGKTTKPFQGRKFPVGANVTFRKAVFDRYGMFNVKLGRIGSGLMGGDEKEMIYRMKKNNESIYYVPDVVVEHVIPPKRLEMDYIRGLAEGVGKSEKNRLRGESIFSKLSRALEELIKIGGTLILFLLYTFKGQFAQGWMLIKFRYWVMMGFLKK, encoded by the coding sequence ATGGAAGCAAGAAAGCCCATATTATCTATTGTGATCTGTACATATAATAGGGAGGAATTTATTGATAAGACATTGCATCATCTAAGCAAGCAGTCGCTACCCTATGCAGATTTTGAAGCCATAATAGTCAATAATAACAGTACGGATAATACCGAAAATATCTGCCAGGAGTTTATTCAAAAGCATCCTGAGATGCAGATCAAGTACTACCTGGAAAAGCAACAAGGACATTCATACGCTCGTAACCGAGGGATCAAGGAGTCATCCGGTGAATACATTGCATACATTGACGATGATGCTTTTGTGTATCCGGATTTTGGCAGCAACATCATCCGTTTCTTTGGTGAGCATCCAGATGTTATTGCCATTGGTGGAAAGATCATTCCTGTTTACCAGAATGGCAAGCCCAGGTGGATGTCGCACTACCTGCTTCCCTTAGTATCAGCTTTGGACATGGGCAAAACCACAAAACCTTTTCAGGGCAGAAAATTTCCTGTGGGAGCCAACGTCACCTTTCGCAAAGCTGTGTTTGACCGCTATGGAATGTTCAATGTCAAGCTGGGGCGTATAGGTAGCGGTCTGATGGGCGGTGATGAAAAAGAAATGATCTACCGCATGAAAAAAAATAACGAATCCATTTACTATGTGCCCGATGTGGTTGTAGAGCATGTGATACCGCCCAAACGTTTGGAGATGGATTACATTCGCGGTCTGGCAGAAGGTGTAGGCAAGAGCGAAAAGAACAGGTTAAGAGGAGAATCTATTTTCTCTAAACTAAGTCGTGCCCTGGAAGAATTGATCAAGATCGGGGGCACATTGATTTTGTTTCTGCTCTACACATTCAAAGGACAGTTTGCTCAAGGCTGGATGCTGATCAAATTCAGGTACTGGGTGATGATGGGATTTTTGAAGAAGTAG
- a CDS encoding YfhO family protein, which produces MPKIDFKKQVLPHVVAVVFFLVVTILFFSPMFFQNQVIQQNDVLQGVSSGQEIIEYRERTGEEALWTNSMFSGMPAYLINIKYQGEQIIHFFQDVYSFGLPRQAEVIFKSILSFYILLLVFGVRPYLAVAGAIAYGLGTFNIVSLEAGHIWKIEAIAYMPLVLAGIHLTYRGKLLWGTTLTALALALELNSNHLQITYYLLLTVIIYGIAMLVDAIRNKNIAPFFTRSLLLVLAAVLAVGVNFARIWNTYQYGQYSTRGPSALTQAESNNNEGLDRDYVFAYSLNIAETFTLFIPDFSGGASNRNIGMNSNLAELLQGANYNRQQIQNFVSNAPTYWGGKISTSGPTYAGAVMVFLFFVGCFFAPQTHRIWLIVATVFSIMLTWGKYFPSLNYLLYDLLPGYNKFRTVEMAMVIALLCIPLLGLLGLEHLLKSEWNKVTKKRFFLAAEIPLGLALLLLVFAGAFGFEGPSDNRFLAQQGGEMFLEAIQDDRADLLRGDAFRSMILSLLAGALIFFFKQGKFAYIWLAAGIVVLSTFDLWAVGKRFLTEEDYVRERNQFAAMTATEADEYIMQQNEQKARVLNLMNPFNDALTSYFHSSIGGYHGAKLGRYQDLIDYHLSEEISSVIQSLQQGNTDFSNINVLNMLNARYFKAGDARNAVIINEHALGNAWLVGNIQEVNNADDAIEALGVTDLSNTAIVNTTDFSLEQSSYSQQGSIRLTSYEPNELVYQVDLPAESFAVFSEIYYPEGWLAYIDNEPVEHLRVNYILRGLPIPAGEHTIRFKFKPQSYYIGSSVSLVCSILLSLMLIVSIAMSARNIKQEA; this is translated from the coding sequence ATGCCCAAAATTGATTTTAAGAAGCAGGTATTGCCTCATGTGGTGGCAGTAGTCTTTTTTCTGGTGGTTACGATATTGTTTTTCAGCCCCATGTTCTTTCAGAACCAGGTTATCCAGCAGAATGATGTGCTGCAAGGTGTATCTTCAGGACAGGAAATAATAGAGTACCGGGAGCGAACAGGAGAAGAAGCACTGTGGACAAACTCCATGTTTAGCGGCATGCCTGCTTACCTCATCAATATCAAGTATCAGGGAGAACAAATCATCCACTTCTTTCAGGATGTATATTCGTTTGGGCTTCCCCGGCAGGCAGAGGTCATCTTTAAGAGCATACTTAGCTTTTATATCTTGCTGCTTGTGTTTGGGGTGCGTCCTTATCTGGCTGTAGCCGGAGCCATAGCGTATGGACTGGGTACTTTTAATATTGTCAGTCTGGAGGCAGGGCATATCTGGAAAATAGAAGCCATCGCCTATATGCCGCTTGTACTGGCAGGCATACACCTCACCTACCGGGGCAAACTACTATGGGGCACTACCCTTACCGCTTTGGCACTTGCCCTGGAACTCAACAGTAATCACCTGCAGATTACTTACTATCTGCTACTGACGGTAATTATTTATGGCATCGCCATGCTGGTAGATGCAATAAGAAACAAAAATATAGCGCCTTTCTTTACCCGTTCTTTGTTGCTGGTATTGGCGGCAGTACTTGCTGTGGGAGTTAACTTTGCCCGGATATGGAATACGTATCAATACGGTCAATACTCTACCAGAGGACCCTCCGCGCTGACACAAGCAGAGAGTAACAACAATGAGGGACTGGACAGGGACTATGTTTTTGCATATAGCCTAAACATTGCAGAAACATTTACGCTTTTTATTCCTGATTTTTCGGGAGGCGCCAGCAACCGGAATATCGGCATGAATTCTAACCTTGCAGAATTATTGCAAGGTGCTAATTATAATCGTCAGCAAATCCAGAATTTTGTCTCCAATGCCCCGACTTACTGGGGAGGAAAAATCAGTACTTCCGGACCTACCTATGCCGGAGCAGTAATGGTATTCCTGTTTTTTGTGGGTTGCTTCTTCGCCCCTCAGACTCATCGTATCTGGTTGATTGTAGCCACCGTTTTCTCTATCATGCTTACCTGGGGCAAGTATTTTCCATCACTCAATTATCTATTATATGACCTACTGCCCGGCTACAATAAATTCAGGACAGTAGAAATGGCTATGGTCATCGCCCTGCTCTGCATTCCCTTGCTAGGGCTTTTAGGATTGGAACATTTACTCAAAAGTGAATGGAACAAAGTGACTAAAAAGCGCTTTTTTCTGGCTGCCGAAATCCCCCTGGGACTTGCCCTGCTGCTTTTGGTTTTTGCCGGAGCATTCGGTTTTGAAGGCCCCTCCGATAACCGTTTCCTCGCCCAGCAGGGAGGTGAAATGTTTTTAGAAGCCATTCAGGATGATCGTGCCGACTTACTCAGAGGAGATGCTTTTCGCTCAATGATTTTATCCCTGCTTGCCGGAGCTTTGATCTTTTTTTTCAAACAAGGCAAATTTGCCTATATCTGGCTGGCAGCAGGCATTGTCGTCCTTTCTACCTTCGACCTCTGGGCGGTAGGTAAACGCTTCCTGACAGAAGAAGATTACGTGAGAGAACGCAACCAATTTGCTGCCATGACTGCCACCGAAGCAGATGAATACATTATGCAGCAAAATGAGCAAAAAGCCCGTGTGCTGAATCTTATGAATCCCTTTAACGATGCGCTCACATCGTATTTTCATTCCTCTATTGGCGGATACCACGGAGCCAAACTGGGCCGCTATCAGGATTTGATTGACTATCATCTGAGTGAAGAAATTTCCTCAGTGATACAAAGCTTACAGCAGGGAAATACTGATTTTAGTAATATTAATGTGTTAAATATGCTCAACGCCCGCTACTTTAAAGCCGGAGATGCACGCAATGCGGTGATCATCAATGAGCATGCGCTGGGTAATGCCTGGCTGGTTGGTAATATACAGGAGGTTAATAATGCGGATGATGCCATTGAAGCTTTAGGTGTCACTGATTTATCCAACACAGCTATTGTAAATACTACAGACTTTTCTTTGGAGCAAAGCAGCTATAGTCAGCAAGGTAGCATACGATTGACTTCTTACGAACCCAATGAACTGGTATATCAGGTTGATTTACCAGCAGAAAGCTTCGCTGTTTTTTCAGAGATTTACTATCCTGAAGGCTGGCTGGCCTATATTGATAACGAGCCGGTGGAACATCTACGGGTCAATTATATTTTAAGAGGTCTTCCTATTCCGGCAGGAGAGCATACCATCAGGTTTAAGTTTAAGCCGCAATCTTATTACATAGGTAGCTCGGTGTCACTAGTTTGTTCAATTCTGCTCAGCCTTATGTTGATAGTCAGCATAGCGATGAGTGCCAGAAACATTAAACAGGAAGCCTAA
- a CDS encoding glycoside hydrolase family 10 protein — protein sequence MKIIFRILLFLSIFLSFSVTSQAQDHPLKREFRGVWITSMNNVDWPTIQGLTSEEQQEEFRSLLTMHRKNGFNAVLVQIRPSADVLYDSPYEPWSRWLSGKEGNKPNPFYDPLTFMIKECHQQGMEFHAWINPFRAIYDFKNVEMDPGHLFYKNPQWLLTYGKHIYLDPGMAQARAYVLKVVMDIVNRYEVDGIHFDDYFYPYHVDSLAFPDDTTFKLYGEGFEDKREWRRQNINLFVKAVYDSMQAVKPEVKFGISPFGVWHNSNPDTLDSLTQVGPANYEDLFADVITWLQNGWVDYVVPIIDFGVDSSSVEYQDLLSRWSQNTYGKQLYIGQAAYKIHHEQDSLRLGATQLPELIRTHWKNFQVDGQVYYSARPPMQSPALNHDVSQYNYYPYDALIPAMTWKPGQTPDPPSDLKVARHKHDVLVQWESNIHQPAHYYVVYLQQGDTAPNISNSKYILGKTSEKRFSFSEKGTGLLRKKYCLVVTAVDQQHRESLPSHPVMIRLYDY from the coding sequence ATGAAGATCATTTTTAGAATACTACTTTTTTTATCCATTTTTTTATCTTTTTCAGTTACTTCTCAAGCACAAGATCATCCTCTCAAGAGAGAATTCCGTGGTGTCTGGATCACTTCGATGAATAATGTCGATTGGCCAACGATACAGGGACTCACTTCAGAAGAACAGCAGGAGGAATTCAGAAGCCTGCTGACAATGCACAGAAAAAATGGATTTAATGCAGTGTTGGTACAGATCAGGCCCAGTGCCGATGTGTTGTATGACTCACCTTATGAACCCTGGTCACGCTGGCTCAGCGGCAAGGAGGGAAATAAACCCAATCCCTTTTATGATCCTCTCACCTTTATGATCAAAGAGTGTCATCAGCAGGGTATGGAGTTCCATGCCTGGATCAATCCCTTCAGGGCAATTTATGATTTTAAAAACGTAGAGATGGACCCCGGCCACCTTTTTTATAAAAATCCTCAGTGGCTGCTTACCTACGGCAAACATATTTATCTGGACCCGGGTATGGCACAGGCGAGAGCGTATGTGTTGAAGGTGGTAATGGATATCGTCAATCGCTACGAGGTAGATGGTATTCATTTTGACGATTATTTCTATCCTTACCATGTTGACTCCCTCGCGTTTCCCGATGATACCACCTTTAAGCTTTATGGAGAAGGGTTTGAAGATAAAAGAGAGTGGAGGAGGCAGAATATTAACCTGTTTGTAAAAGCTGTCTACGATAGTATGCAGGCTGTAAAGCCGGAAGTTAAGTTTGGCATTAGTCCTTTTGGGGTTTGGCATAATAGTAATCCTGACACTCTGGACTCACTTACACAGGTAGGACCGGCCAACTATGAAGATCTTTTTGCGGATGTGATCACCTGGCTCCAAAACGGATGGGTAGATTATGTTGTGCCTATCATTGACTTTGGGGTTGATTCATCTTCGGTGGAATATCAGGATCTGCTCAGCAGGTGGAGCCAGAATACCTACGGTAAGCAACTTTACATTGGGCAGGCAGCCTATAAGATCCATCATGAGCAGGACTCGCTCAGGCTGGGAGCAACGCAACTGCCTGAACTCATCAGGACGCACTGGAAAAATTTTCAGGTAGACGGTCAGGTGTATTATAGTGCCCGTCCTCCGATGCAAAGCCCTGCACTAAACCATGATGTTTCTCAGTACAATTATTATCCCTATGATGCACTGATACCCGCGATGACATGGAAGCCAGGGCAGACGCCTGATCCTCCTTCTGATCTAAAGGTTGCCAGGCATAAACATGATGTACTGGTTCAGTGGGAAAGTAATATCCATCAGCCTGCTCACTATTATGTCGTTTACCTACAGCAGGGAGATACCGCACCTAACATCAGCAATAGTAAGTATATCCTGGGAAAGACCAGCGAAAAGCGTTTTTCTTTTAGTGAAAAAGGAACCGGCCTTTTGAGGAAAAAATACTGCCTGGTAGTAACAGCGGTAGATCAGCAGCATAGGGAGAGTTTGCCCAGCCATCCGGTCATGATACGCTTATATGATTATTGA
- a CDS encoding carbon starvation CstA family protein translates to MNLIILFLTSGIILLIAYFTYGKFVAGKIMINNKNITPAHRLEDGVDYIPSKTPVVLGHHFASIAGAGPIVGPIIAIAFGWIPAVIWILVGGIFFGAVHDLTSMVASMRHDGKSIGVIIQKYIGQQGKQLFLIFSFATLILIIGVFADIIAKTFVNNPGVASASMLFIVLAIVFGMVNKLTSDKKGAFVITSIIGVVLMYYFVYLGVQIPFLLDYKLWVVLLMAYAFVASVTPVSFLLQPRDYLNSFLLYGLMIFAVIGVLVANPEIKMDNQVDFSTENLGYLFPVLFVTIACGAISGFHSLVASGTTSKQINQEKDAKVIGFGGMLIESFLAIISVGAVIVISRTEYASRLSVEGPVTMFADGLGGIISSTGISASLATSFVALTVSAFALTTLDTCTRLARFTFQEYFEDVDHKAGKVLSGNRYLATFLVVVLSVLLLTSGEFTTLWPIFGSANQLLAALALLAVAIWLIKRKVKPTFVLIPMFFMFAVTLSSLLLFAIQNFNKGIYVLSVLAGLLFLLSVVLIWLAKESLKKELNEPDQHLEKV, encoded by the coding sequence ATGAACCTCATTATTTTATTCCTCACCTCAGGAATCATCCTTTTGATAGCCTATTTCACTTATGGCAAATTTGTAGCGGGTAAAATAATGATCAACAATAAAAATATCACGCCTGCCCACCGTCTGGAAGATGGCGTGGATTATATCCCCAGCAAAACCCCGGTAGTACTGGGACATCATTTTGCCTCTATTGCCGGTGCCGGTCCTATCGTAGGCCCTATTATTGCCATTGCTTTTGGCTGGATACCGGCAGTGATCTGGATACTGGTAGGAGGGATCTTTTTTGGAGCAGTACATGATCTTACCAGTATGGTAGCTTCCATGCGCCACGACGGCAAATCTATCGGGGTGATCATCCAGAAATATATCGGACAACAGGGAAAACAGCTTTTCCTCATCTTCAGCTTTGCTACTTTGATCCTGATCATTGGCGTGTTTGCCGACATCATCGCCAAAACTTTTGTCAACAACCCAGGCGTTGCTTCGGCTTCTATGCTGTTTATTGTGCTGGCCATTGTGTTTGGAATGGTCAACAAACTGACCAGCGATAAGAAAGGGGCTTTTGTCATTACTTCTATTATAGGCGTAGTGCTGATGTACTACTTTGTGTACCTGGGCGTGCAGATTCCTTTCCTTCTGGACTATAAGTTATGGGTTGTACTGCTGATGGCTTATGCTTTTGTGGCTTCAGTTACTCCGGTATCCTTTCTGCTCCAGCCCCGCGATTATCTGAACAGCTTTCTGCTGTATGGCCTGATGATTTTTGCCGTAATCGGTGTGCTGGTGGCCAATCCCGAGATCAAAATGGACAATCAGGTAGATTTCAGCACAGAGAACCTGGGTTATCTGTTTCCTGTTCTTTTCGTAACCATTGCCTGCGGAGCCATCAGCGGCTTTCATTCCCTGGTGGCGTCGGGTACCACTTCCAAACAGATCAACCAGGAAAAGGATGCCAAGGTGATTGGCTTTGGCGGCATGTTGATTGAGTCATTTCTGGCAATCATCTCGGTAGGTGCTGTCATCGTGATCAGCAGAACGGAGTATGCCAGCCGACTGAGTGTGGAAGGTCCGGTCACCATGTTTGCCGATGGGCTGGGAGGGATCATTTCTTCCACCGGTATTTCGGCTTCCCTGGCCACTTCTTTTGTGGCGCTTACCGTATCAGCCTTTGCCCTGACCACTTTGGACACCTGCACACGTCTGGCCAGGTTTACCTTTCAGGAGTATTTTGAAGATGTAGACCACAAAGCAGGTAAAGTGTTGTCAGGTAACCGTTATCTGGCTACCTTCCTCGTGGTGGTGCTTTCGGTACTGCTGCTCACCTCCGGGGAGTTTACAACCCTGTGGCCTATCTTTGGTTCAGCCAACCAACTACTGGCAGCCCTTGCCCTGCTGGCAGTAGCCATCTGGCTGATCAAACGGAAGGTAAAGCCCACCTTTGTGCTGATTCCTATGTTCTTTATGTTTGCCGTTACGCTCAGTTCGCTGCTGCTTTTTGCCATTCAAAACTTCAATAAGGGAATATATGTCCTCTCTGTGCTGGCCGGATTACTCTTCCTGCTATCCGTTGTTCTGATCTGGCTGGCCAAAGAGAGCCTGAAGAAAGAGCTCAACGAACCCGACCAGCATCTGGAAAAAGTATAA
- a CDS encoding S9 family peptidase: MRTIKLFYTLLPFLFFACDRTADTEEENTIESYTIEQFMNTEQIGGSAFSPDESKIMYSSKKTGIYNAYELAVEGGEATQLTNSDSESIFAYSYFPEDERILFSSDKGGNEINHLFVKNLNGETTDLTPDSTAKAQFMGWAPDKQSLYYASNSRNPQAFDVYELSIDQIDEVESSVAAYQPQMLFENDGRFYPGPISEDKKYMALTESITRQKVNMYLQNLETGETTLLNDAEDEIAYNPQYFSKDGSKLFFLSDKDSEFTYLSSYDIASGETTKIEEAPWDIMYAYLSENGKYRVIGINNDAKTEIKIYEEESGEQVQLPEMPGGEITSVNISDSEKLMAFYVNSSTSPNNLYVYNFESGEYTQLTDTMNPEIDENDLVDGEVVRYASFDGMDIPAILYKPKIIAEGEKAPAMLWIHGGPGGQSGLGYNALIQYLVNHGYAIFAVNNRGSSGYGKTFFAADDQKHGQDDLQDCVEGKNYLATLDYIDSTKIGIMGGSYGGYMTLAALAFEPEEFNVGVDIFGVSNWLRTLQSIPPWWGAARESLFNEMGNPETDSAMLYNKSPLFFADQITKPLLVLQGANDPRVLKVESDEIVEKVEANNVPVEYVVFDDEGHGFLKKDNQIEGYQAILEFLDKYLKEEEPVEASL; encoded by the coding sequence ATGAGAACCATCAAGCTTTTTTACACTTTGCTTCCCTTCCTTTTCTTTGCCTGCGATCGTACGGCAGATACAGAAGAAGAAAATACCATTGAGAGCTACACCATTGAGCAGTTCATGAATACCGAGCAGATTGGCGGAAGCGCCTTCTCTCCCGATGAAAGTAAGATCATGTACTCCAGTAAGAAAACCGGTATATATAATGCCTATGAGCTTGCGGTGGAAGGTGGAGAAGCAACCCAACTTACCAACTCCGACAGCGAATCTATTTTTGCCTACTCCTATTTTCCTGAAGATGAACGCATACTTTTTTCCAGTGATAAAGGTGGGAATGAGATCAATCACCTCTTTGTCAAAAACCTGAATGGCGAAACCACTGACCTTACGCCGGATTCTACTGCCAAAGCGCAGTTTATGGGCTGGGCTCCTGACAAGCAAAGCCTCTATTATGCTTCTAACAGCCGCAATCCCCAGGCTTTTGATGTATACGAACTCAGCATTGACCAGATAGATGAGGTAGAAAGCAGTGTGGCAGCCTATCAGCCCCAAATGTTGTTTGAAAATGACGGACGCTTTTATCCCGGACCTATTTCGGAAGACAAAAAATACATGGCCTTGACCGAAAGCATCACCCGACAAAAGGTAAATATGTATCTGCAAAACCTGGAAACAGGCGAAACTACCCTGCTCAATGATGCTGAAGATGAGATAGCCTACAATCCGCAATACTTCAGCAAGGATGGCAGTAAGCTGTTTTTCCTTTCTGACAAAGACAGTGAATTCACCTACCTGAGCAGTTATGACATCGCCAGTGGAGAAACTACTAAAATAGAAGAAGCCCCCTGGGACATCATGTATGCTTATCTTTCTGAAAACGGAAAGTACCGGGTCATAGGGATCAACAACGATGCAAAAACAGAAATCAAAATATATGAAGAAGAAAGCGGAGAGCAGGTACAGCTACCGGAAATGCCCGGCGGGGAAATCACTTCAGTAAATATCTCAGACAGCGAAAAGTTGATGGCTTTTTATGTCAACAGTTCCACTTCTCCTAACAATTTATATGTCTACAATTTTGAGAGTGGTGAATATACCCAGCTTACCGATACCATGAATCCTGAAATAGATGAAAATGATCTGGTAGATGGAGAAGTAGTGCGTTACGCATCTTTTGACGGTATGGATATCCCTGCTATTCTCTATAAGCCTAAGATCATTGCAGAAGGAGAAAAGGCTCCGGCCATGCTTTGGATACATGGTGGCCCCGGCGGACAGTCTGGCTTAGGCTACAATGCCCTGATCCAGTACCTGGTTAATCATGGTTACGCTATTTTTGCCGTCAACAACCGTGGATCTTCCGGCTATGGCAAGACTTTCTTTGCGGCCGATGACCAGAAGCACGGTCAGGATGATTTACAGGACTGTGTGGAAGGCAAAAACTATCTGGCTACCCTGGATTACATTGACTCTACCAAAATTGGCATCATGGGTGGAAGCTATGGAGGCTATATGACCCTGGCAGCGCTGGCTTTTGAGCCGGAAGAGTTTAATGTAGGCGTAGATATATTTGGCGTATCCAATTGGCTGCGCACATTGCAGAGCATTCCACCCTGGTGGGGTGCTGCCCGTGAGTCTCTATTCAATGAGATGGGCAATCCTGAGACTGATTCTGCTATGCTCTACAACAAGTCTCCCCTCTTCTTTGCCGACCAGATCACCAAACCTTTGCTGGTGTTGCAGGGTGCCAATGATCCCCGTGTGCTCAAGGTAGAATCTGATGAGATTGTAGAGAAGGTAGAGGCCAATAATGTGCCGGTAGAGTATGTGGTCTTTGACGATGAAGGACATGGTTTCCTCAAAAAGGACAACCAGATAGAAGGTTATCAGGCCATACTGGAATTTCTGGACAAATACCTCAAGGAAGAAGAACCCGTAGAAGCCAGTTTGTAA
- a CDS encoding amidase, which yields MNRRKFLYHSSLGGTALSTFSLASIFLSSCEPHSSAEDGSEKPQSNISIPAFELEEVTVAELQKGMEEGRYTAESITQLYLDRIEAIDKNGPAINAVIELNPEALDIARQLDEERKNGNVRGPLHGIPVMLKDNIDTGDRMQTTAGALAMEGNIAKADASIVKQLREAGAVILAKTNLSEWANFRSTRSSSGWSSRGGQTKNPYAIDRNPCGSSSGSGVAVSANLCTLAIGTETNGSIVCPSSTNGIVGIKPTLGLLSRTGIIPIAHTQDTAGPMARTVSDAAIMLGTMTAVDENDPATLTEERKALTDYTQFLDANGLQGKRIGIWRGAMEFHEGVDALMEEAFEAMRQQGATLVDVEKVPADESLDGAGFQVLLYEFKADLNKYLQEHPDAPVRSLEEVIAFNKENEEQAMPYFKQEILEMAQEKGDLNTAEYKEALAKVKRVNGKEGIDQRMQEHNLGGTPLDAILAPTGGPAWPTDLITGDHFLGGSSSPAAQSGYPNITVPAGFVHGLPVGISFFGKAWTEPQLISIAYAYEQATKHRKAPEFLTHIV from the coding sequence ATGAACCGAAGAAAATTTCTCTACCATAGCAGCCTGGGAGGCACAGCACTTTCTACCTTCAGTCTGGCATCAATTTTTTTGAGTAGTTGCGAACCGCATTCTTCCGCTGAGGATGGTTCAGAAAAACCGCAAAGCAACATTTCCATTCCTGCTTTTGAACTGGAAGAAGTTACTGTAGCTGAACTTCAAAAAGGGATGGAAGAAGGACGCTACACTGCCGAAAGTATTACACAGCTTTATCTGGATAGAATTGAAGCCATTGACAAAAATGGTCCTGCCATCAATGCTGTCATTGAGCTGAACCCTGAAGCTCTGGACATTGCCCGGCAATTGGATGAAGAAAGAAAAAACGGAAATGTCCGTGGGCCACTGCATGGTATTCCGGTGATGCTCAAAGACAATATTGATACCGGAGACCGTATGCAAACTACTGCCGGAGCTCTGGCCATGGAAGGTAATATTGCCAAAGCAGATGCCTCTATCGTGAAGCAACTCAGAGAAGCGGGTGCTGTTATACTCGCCAAAACAAATCTTAGTGAGTGGGCTAACTTCCGTTCTACCCGTTCATCCAGCGGATGGAGCAGCCGTGGTGGACAAACCAAAAACCCTTATGCCATAGACCGCAACCCCTGCGGAAGCAGCTCCGGCTCAGGCGTAGCGGTGTCGGCTAACCTTTGTACGTTGGCCATAGGTACAGAAACCAATGGCTCTATTGTATGCCCTTCTTCCACCAATGGGATTGTCGGCATCAAGCCTACTTTGGGTTTATTAAGCAGAACAGGCATTATTCCCATTGCCCATACCCAGGATACTGCCGGACCTATGGCCCGTACCGTCAGCGATGCTGCCATCATGCTTGGAACCATGACAGCTGTGGATGAAAATGATCCTGCCACACTAACAGAAGAGCGAAAAGCGCTCACCGATTACACTCAGTTTCTGGATGCCAATGGACTACAAGGCAAACGTATCGGTATCTGGCGCGGGGCTATGGAGTTTCATGAAGGGGTGGATGCACTGATGGAAGAGGCTTTTGAAGCCATGCGGCAGCAGGGTGCTACGCTGGTGGATGTGGAAAAAGTACCGGCCGATGAATCTCTGGATGGTGCAGGCTTCCAGGTACTGTTGTATGAATTTAAAGCTGATCTAAACAAATATTTACAAGAACATCCTGATGCTCCCGTCAGATCATTGGAGGAAGTGATTGCTTTCAATAAGGAAAACGAAGAGCAGGCTATGCCTTACTTCAAACAGGAGATTCTGGAGATGGCGCAGGAAAAAGGAGATCTCAATACTGCCGAATACAAAGAGGCGCTGGCCAAAGTAAAAAGAGTGAATGGTAAAGAAGGAATTGACCAACGCATGCAGGAACATAACCTGGGCGGCACCCCGCTTGATGCCATCCTCGCACCCACAGGAGGACCTGCCTGGCCTACCGACCTGATCACCGGCGATCATTTCCTGGGGGGAAGCTCCTCTCCTGCTGCGCAGTCAGGCTATCCTAATATTACTGTACCTGCTGGTTTTGTGCATGGCCTTCCGGTAGGTATTTCTTTTTTTGGTAAAGCCTGGACAGAGCCTCAGCTCATCAGTATCGCTTATGCCTACGAGCAGGCTACCAAACATCGTAAAGCACCTGAGTTTTTAACCCATATTGTGTGA
- a CDS encoding RNA polymerase sigma factor codes for MMDLDSFNDDQKCWKAFLAGSHAAFSTLFKTHYNALYQYARRQCGETEPAHECVQQLFYQLWVGKNNISEVTHVKAYLFKGLRVSLQKEKKYHQRFLHLDVSPQPVTFSPEEILLEDETYDIRRRKIADVLNMLPKRQREMVYLKYYENLSYQQIAEVLGMNYQSVVNAVFRAIQRLREENELKQLVVYSLIFLPVLFCAMIF; via the coding sequence ATGATGGATTTGGATTCATTTAATGATGATCAAAAATGCTGGAAAGCTTTTCTGGCGGGAAGTCATGCTGCTTTTTCCACTCTGTTCAAAACTCATTACAATGCACTATATCAGTATGCCCGCAGACAGTGCGGAGAAACTGAACCAGCTCACGAATGCGTACAACAGCTTTTTTATCAGCTCTGGGTAGGAAAAAATAATATCAGTGAAGTCACGCATGTAAAAGCTTATCTCTTTAAAGGATTAAGAGTTTCGCTACAGAAAGAAAAGAAGTATCATCAACGCTTCCTACATCTTGATGTCAGCCCTCAACCCGTGACATTTTCTCCGGAGGAAATTCTTTTGGAGGATGAAACCTATGATATTCGCAGAAGGAAAATTGCTGATGTGCTCAACATGCTTCCCAAGCGTCAGCGTGAAATGGTCTACCTCAAATATTATGAAAACCTGTCTTACCAGCAGATTGCAGAAGTATTGGGTATGAACTATCAGTCGGTAGTCAACGCGGTGTTCAGGGCGATTCAGCGACTTCGTGAGGAAAATGAGCTGAAACAACTGGTAGTGTATTCCCTGATTTTTCTTCCTGTACTGTTTTGCGCTATGATTTTTTGA